In Epinephelus moara isolate mb chromosome 20, YSFRI_EMoa_1.0, whole genome shotgun sequence, the genomic stretch gtttttgctggaGCATTCTGAACAAGAGATGACATGGGGCGATTATCgccccatgtcatctcttttttcattgtctttttccccattgtccaatgggatgatttgagaggcgggccttctgtggttgtcacgacaacaagtttacagttggtaaacagtggaggagaaactggtgttagtggttgctggatacccagagctatacggcctgatgatagacagcaggttgtcaaactgcccctgagtcatcctaaaatctgcctggaaacgtccatgatggaggagaagctcctggaccaactggtggtactccccatgacccagcctcttttttagggtctcatgtacccacacagatctctgtttatctgctgacagcctctcaccctcaaccagagctacagactgtaccctctgcctcaacatggcagcaactacaTACTGATTACTGGGggataaatacaataaataaatggtagattGATGACACAGGAAAGTTAGaataaggaggtgatggggaggttgcctggcaacaataaaaagtcGCAGCAAGAGTTTTTTTCACCAGTggctttcaaaaaaaaaaaggcagcatgGCACCTCGCGTTTTGCAACCcgcaaaatgttttctgtgtgatcggggccttagGTGGAAttgcaccctcctccaccccgttcacctccagtcacctgaTCCAGAGCCCAGATCCTGAGCGCCCTCTTCACCTCATCCCATCACCAGCAGCGTCATGACTCCACAGAGGGGTTTCCCTAATCTACTGTCTTTACAACCCTCCTGGTATATGACATCAccatggggtctaatcgccaaagacttttcacattttttactTATGtctacatgtaaataaatattcctcTCTTTCAGAAAGAGTATCTGCACTGCATTTTAGCTTTATCAGATTCTTGACTACATGGCCACAAAGTCCAAAACGAAACCGTAGTGTTTTGTGATACTTCGTCACCTGACACAATCACCTGCCCACTCAGATGTCTCCACTTCCCTCATCAGCCTCCAACTCTCacacaagacatttgatctggtcctcttgtaaatgctgccgtgagaacacgaactccctgattcagaccaaagaagacgactctaggtctgaaagcagcctgacATTTCATGGAGTGGATGGATTTGGGAGCTTTGACCTTTGAGAGCTGGATGTTATAACTGAAAATTAATAGTGatcatttaatatatttattttttaaaggtccaatgtgtaagatttagggggatttagtggcatctagtggtgagaatttCAGACAGGAAATAGTCTTGTAGtcgatgttcaggaggtttttactaggagccgaattatcaagaggtgtcttcctctccaaaacaaacagatcagctgattaaaatcagtaaaacaatgaataaagtcgttttatgtttaaaaaaaacaaacaaacaaacaaacaaaaaaattgttgtttttctggtgCTCTCATCACGGTGTGGCTGCTTACCATGGTGGCTGAATTGAAGATGGGAAATTAcaaatgtctctatctagagccagtatttggtttgtccattctgggctactgtagaaacaaggcagtgcaacatggtgatctctgtagatgaggTCCTGCTCCCTTTGtcgatataaacagctcattttaaggtaacaaataCACGatgactcttattttcaggtgattatacactaaagaaaacatacttattatatattattctgCCAGTATattccactaaatcctacacactggaactttaaactgaactgaatgtaATATAAATTCTAATGTATAAGTCATTAatcaaattatttaattttgagTAGTAAAGTATCATTGCATCATTTCAGTTGATTTATTGGGATCAGAACTTCTCTCTGAGGACTTCTCAGCTGGGAAGAGCTTTCACTTTTACACCCTGTTGTTTCATTTACTACCATATTTCATCTAAGAGGCATTTAGATTAGAGAGCTGCCTCGACCTGTCAATCATCTACCACGCCCATCACTGAGAGCTGGGCAACAAGTGTTGTCTTAACGCGTCAGAAGTCTTTCTGAACTGTAGTAATGAACTGCACAGGAACTTAGGTCATGTAATTACAAGAGGGCTGGTGTCGGATGTTAAAGGTCGTAATCCTGAGGCGACCCTCTCCCAGTCGATGCTGTGAGGTCATCAGGACCCAGTGGACCTGTCTATGGATGGAGAAAAATGCATGTCAAaagtccagtgtgcaggatttaggggcatctgtttgcagaaatggaatataacattcataactatgttttcactGGTGTAAAATCACCGGAAAAaagaatagttgtgtttttgttaccttagagtgagctgtttatatctacataatgtgcaaatgtacctatcaagagccagtgtttgatttgtccattctggccCAGGACCTTGATAGGTACATTTGCACATTCATGTCAGGCAGTTTCAACCTCACTGGATGCCACTGAATCCTTCAGACTGGAACTTTAATGTACACAGAGCGATGTATTTAACTGGCTCAAGCATTTGTGGAGGTAGTCCGGATCATTTTGTAATCAGATCTGCTGTCTATGCTGTCTTCACACTGAGTGTGAAAGCAATTTGCATAAGTGAATTATATGTAAAGTCAACGTAAACACGTGATTAGACACCAATTCCCGCTGGGCAGCACAATGGACGTAATGGACGAGACGTGACTGATGAGAAAAACGAGAATTTAGAGGCGCAAAGGAAGCAGGTAGCGCAAATTCGTGTCATATGCTTatagttgaaaaatctgaacttcagtgaTTGATTCATAATGCAATAGCCATCAGCACTGAGATCCTCCAGGGATGTATGACACAGAGGATGTACCGGGGGAAGTTCATTCAACAATTCAACAATTTCACATGCATATGAAACGAGTTATTTGTGTGTCCAAAGCAAGGAAACACAACATAATTTAGCGTTTAAACTTGCTTGAGTAATGTGACGCGAAAGTTTGCATCACATTTGGTGTGAACAGATGTAATCCGAGCAGAGTGACCAGTGACCGTCCTGATTGTTCAGACAAAAAATCGAGAACGAAGCCTCGCCGAATACAGAACCTGAGATGCAGCTGAAAGCTACAAGTGGATGTTACACGGATTCCATTGTGAACATTTATTCATATTGCCCTTTTACCCAAAATGCTTTACAATTTTTTCTTCTCATTcaccctttcacacacacacattcaccagTGGCATGTCTCATCCAAGATCACCTAGACATGAGGACAGActgcccagtcgccagaagaaaatgttggtgttgtacatttctgccGACCACAGTTACGTCACATATACATGTTTCATATCATCGTTTCTAATATTATATACTACGAGCTGACGTTGTCGCctgaccactgttcgagactaACAAACTGGTTGTGATTCTGTGTCAAGCGCACCCAGACGTTGTGTTTCCAGATCGGCTTGTGCTACCAAAGGCGGGTATTTGAAGCCAATATATTATCTTTTCCCAACTgtaaccaagtgctttttgtgcaTTACCTAATGGTTGAAATACACCGGACACTGATGCAGCGCGACACCTCCGCAGCAGCAGAACATGGTCATTATAATCAGCTGagttaattcaattcaattcaatagtttattgtcattgctcatggaaaaacaacaagataATGATAGAGTCATCGCAGACTTGTGCaaccaatgaaaataaataccaaATAAATAGTGCATAGTGACATTTGTATTAAAGGCACAACATACTGTAACTGTCCTCAATATAGCAGCACACACAGATGATATACAGATGTACAAAATTAGACCAAACACACAACTGTAACTATACGTTATGATAGCTTCAGTGACCACTGTTTTTACGTGGCTGGTCTGTTTTTCCTTCTCTGCAGGCAGCTCTGCGGCCCTCCAACTGGTAAACACTGCATATAACTGTGTAAAAAACGAGCACAGTctgtttaaaatgataaaaaaaaaaaaagtgtcattaTACCAGAGGCAATGCGACACAGCAGAACAAACttgtcaggctgttctcacaaaatgtttgtccgttttcctacaaaaagtaatacaTCCGTTTCATACATTCATTCAAGTGACCAAAGCCctgacaggagtaaacaaggaagcggTCCCAAGCTGTCCATAAGGAGGCAGGCTGGGGTGAATGGATCaataaaacacaggactttccccaggagaggCATGTTCGGAAcggtgtgaactttgagtccattttgagtcattttactgtacgtcgtcaccatgtttttttttctttcataaatCCAACCACGGTAACTTTACAataattatgtaactttacaatAAGGATGTTATTTGTGGGGTGGTAAtctgtaggatatcatacaaaccactGTATGATGATacagtgtgtgggtgtttttaaattccacattaaaacaaatcaatcacATCAATGAATCCTGCAGTTAAAGCGATGcagttaattaattcagtgCCAGTAAATAAAGCCTACTCTGACACATCCTGCATGAACAACCCCATCATCACTTGGCAAAACTCAATACACACAGTGTCATGCTGCGCTGCTTCTGAGCCGCAATCTTGCTGGACATGCAGCACAGACGCCCGTCGCCGCCGTGCAGCGCCGGAAGCTACAGGCAGCTGTAGTAAGCTCACCACAGCACTGTTATATACACTGCATAGTGACATATATGTATATTAGGGCTGGGACGATATGCTTTTCTCATATATGTATATTAGGGCTGGGACGATATGCTTTTCTCCTGATTCGATTCTTTCACGATTTTTTGGGTGCCGATTCGATTTAAATTGCGATTCTTCGATATTGGCGATTTTTGCGATTTTTAGTTTGCTTTTTTAACACCAGACCATGGAAAAAAGttgaatgatgatgatgacatctACAGACTATATCATGGAGCATATTTCCCCAAAAAATGCACATCACATGCGAGTCACTTTTTAAGATTTATTCAGCAGTAACATATTTGAACCATTTTAAGGTAGACTGCTACATTCAGCTGTTTGAACTTAAACTCTCTTTTCAAAAGCCTCGATGCATATAAAAGAGGAAATAGtatagaaaaaatatatacttttgtGAAGGTTATAATTTCCACATCTGAAACCTTTCTaacagaatgaatgaaaaatgtagACTTTCTGAAGTAAACTGCTACATTTATCTGCATATAACACaaatatgtaatatttgtaGTAATTCATCCAGAGCACTGGACACTCTTCTTTTTGCAGATGGGGGGCCCTGGGaatctctgtctcctcctttaTTCTGGCCCtcttctgcagcagctgcacaaTCACCAAGTTCCTCCTGGTCCTGCGTCACCACTTcctacaacaaataaaacacattggTACAAAAAATTAATTAGTACActataaaaatgtctttatgttCTGTCTTTGACACCATTCTACTTATTTGATAATTACATTGCAACACATCATGACACAATATAAGCAAATAGTTCTACATACATTATTCATAATCAtaatataaacattttaaaataaatgtacctCCAGAACTTTtagagtaaacacacacacacacacacacacacacacacacacacacacacacacctgtagtACTACATAAgtaatacatacagtacaacatgtctctattgctttatttatttatttatttatttatgtatgtatatatttatttatttatgtgtatatatatatttatttatttacctgaCAATGCTCCACAGTGGCTGCAGCTTCAGCGACCAGTCTTGCAAATGTttcctgtttctcctcctctggcaGGAACGGCAGCACTTTAAACCTTGGATCTAGCACTGAAGCTAGATTAAGTGTGGCCTTCTCCACCTCGGACGTGTACCTCTTACTAAGGTCTTGGTGAACAGCTTCTTTCAGGTCTCTGACAAACGGAGGATCTCCGAGGGTTTCTTGGGTGGCTTGCAGGAGCTGCGCATGGAGTGGGGCTATGACAGACACTGTCGGGTTTTTCTCATCTGACATAACACATGTAGCCACCTTCATGGGCTTCAGGGCCTGGATGAACTCCTCCGCATTAGATATGTCCGACTCAGTGAATGTGCTGatatctttctctctttttctcacaTCGGGGGAAAGCAGTGCAGCTGTGACTGCTGGCTGTTGCTCCAGAAAACCCTCAACCATATCATACGCACTGTTCCATCTAGTTGATACGTCAGTTATCAGTTTGTGCGCGGGGAGCTCCAGCAACTTCTGTCTTTGCTCCAAAACATGAAGTGATGTGGCACTTCTATGGAAAAATCCAGTCACACGCCGTACTCATCCGAGTAATCTTGCAACAGCCGGCAGCTTTAGGGTACGCTGAGAGGctttcactttacatggagaaAGCCAGCTAACTGTGCGGCGACAACCATATTAGCCGCATTATCTGTGACTAAAGCAGGGTCTTTCTCTGTGATGCCCCATTCAGTCGCCACATTACTTAGCAGCTCTGCTACATTTGAGCCAGTATGACACTCATGCATGACCCTGGTCTGGAGGACGTGGGAGGACAGAGACCAATCTTCAGCGATGTGATGCGCTGTAATGGTGACATAGGACTGGGTTGCCCGCGAAGTCCATGCGTCGCAGGTGAGAGCAACACGCTCTGCTCCGCTGAGTTTTTCTTTTACCTTCTCCTTAATCTCCTCGTAAATCTGAGGCACTGCTGTTTCGGAGAAATATTTTCTGGAAGGTATAACATATCTCGGCTCCAGCGTGTACAGCATGTTCCTGAATCCCGTATTCTCCACAACACTATAAGGCTGCAGGTCTTTGCAAATAAAGTCAGTAATTGACCTACATATGCGCTTTGCTTTTTCAGAACTGCTGGGTAGTTTGTACAATGCTGCTTTAAGTGTCTGCTGGCTTGCTGCTGCGGGTCGTTTGGCTAATAACTCTAAATTTACCTCAGGGTGGTGTCTTGCGAGGTGGGCGGTAACGTTAGTCATGTTTCCGCAGTACGCGACTTGTGCATTGCAGAGTTTACAGATAGCTTTCGACATGTCCAGCTCTGCTTTTCCCCTCGAAGCAAGAAATCCAAAATGTGTCCACacttttgatttaaaatgtgATGGTGGAGGTCGTAACTCCGGGCATTTTTGTACGTTGTCCGCCATTTTCCGctttctgtttctgctgttgCTCTCTGCTGGAGAAGAGTGGTAACTTTTTTCCAACTAGGCTTATAAACATAGACTAAAATGAAGCATTTTAATTAGGAAAATATcgattttttaataaaaaaatcgatttaaaaaTCGTAAAACAAAAAATTGCGATACTGACGTGAATCGATTTTTTCTGCCACCCCtaatgtatatacatatatatatatcgtgTTCCATGAGTGCGACGATATGAAAAAACTGACTgcccaaaaacacttttcctgAATGGGACCAGACAGTAACCTCTAGACCCTGCTCTAATTAACCTGTTTGAGTTTGTCTTTATAAATTCTTTTAACGGAGGTGAAACTTGTCCGTGGAGAATCTTGTAAACTAAGGTAGTGTCtgcatattttattatattttcccAACTCAGCAATTCATGTTTCTTCAAGATGTTACAATGATGGTGTGAGTTGGGTTTTTTGTCGGGTGTTGACTTTTAGAGCTTGCTTGTATGCAATTTCGACAGGCTTTAATGTGGACTTACATGCCAGTGCCCAAGTTGTTATACAACAGGTAATATGTAGCATGAACATCGCacttatatatatagatatagatatagttTCAAGAGTCAAGAATCAAGAGTTAAGTTATTTCAAATGTATCTAAAATTTGACTGGTTGTATCTTAttctatttacatttttttttacttgtggcTTGAAACATAGCTGTGTATCGATAGTAATTCCTACGTATTTAAACTCCTGAACCACTGCAAGCTTTGTTCCATGTACAAACACATCAGTAGTTTGAGATATAAGTGAGAATGTTTCAACTAGTTTGACACATTGGACATAGCAACTCATAAATCTTGTGCAGCTTGGCATTTTGTTTTAGCGTGTACATACACGACTGCATCATCAGCATACATCTGGAAAATTACATTTGACGGACAGGAATTGAGAAGATCATTTATGTACAGACTAAACAATAGTGGTCCCAAGACCGAATCTTGAGGTACACCAAGAGTATTGTCAGAAGTCGCAGATGTAGTATTGTGTACTCTAACACACTGTTTCCTCTGCACAATATATGATTCTATCCATTGCAATGTTTTcacaaaaaagttaaaatatgacAACTTGGTTAATAAAATCTGGTGATTCACAGTGTCAAACGCCTTCCTCAAATCAAGAAAAAACAGCTCCTATAACACCACCAGTATCAATTTTAGCCTTTAAATTTTCCAGAAAGAAACAAATGGCTGTCTCAGtagaatgtttttttctatctgagacacttcatttaaattaaaaactggAGCAGCAGTGTTCAGAGGGATTGTAAGTTGGATTTGTGGACAGGAGTTGGTGGCCAGATTTTTCACAGAATCTATAAAATATGTGTTTAGGGCTGTTGCAATCTCATTTGAGTCATGAGTTAGATTTCCATTTATTTGCAACTCCCTGATGTTCTTGTTTGTAGTATTATTTCCTGTTCGTTTCTTTATGTTTGTCCAAATCTCCTTAGCATTGCCTCTTGCATTGCTTATGACA encodes the following:
- the LOC126407352 gene encoding E3 SUMO-protein ligase ZBED1-like; this encodes MVEGFLEQQPAVTAALLSPDVRKREKDISTFTESDISNAEEFIQALKPMKVATCVMSDEKNPTVSVIAPLHAQLLQATQETLGDPPFVRDLKEAVHQDLSKRYTSEVEKATLNLASVLDPRFKVLPFLPEEEKQETFARLVAEAAATVEHCQEVVTQDQEELGDCAAAAEEGQNKGGDRDSQGPPSAKRRVSSALDELLQILHICVICR